One part of the Corynebacterium aurimucosum ATCC 700975 genome encodes these proteins:
- a CDS encoding ABC transporter ATP-binding protein: MELVRILLSRSKPYTGYVIAVLLLQALSTAATLYLPSLNAQIIDKGVAQVDIDCIWRTGGIMLIVAFVQVLAAIAAIWFGSRTAMGLGRDLRSEVFRRVTRYSAEDMSNFGTATLITRGTNDVQQVQMVYMMMLNFMVAAPIMSIGGIIMAIREDAGMSWLVAVSVIVLLAAISAIIVRLMPLFRAWQGKLDVMNGTLREQIAGIRVVRAFTREEHESERFRTANRDLTNLSLKVGQLFILMFPIITVILNVATGAVLWFGGHRVDEGLVEVGSLTAFLQYLLQILAAVMMGTFMAMMLPRAIICARRITDVLEHDPSIVEPANPLTPERSEGVVEFDNVSFQYAGAEAPVLHDVSFTATPGTTTALIGATGSGKTTALSLIPRLYLPTKGRVLLDGTDIADMARGDVVKRVGLVPQKPYLFSGTVASNLRLGAPEATDEKLWNALRVAQADFVEDLDMHISQGGTNVSGGQRQRLSIARMLVARPLVYLFDDSFSALDVLTDAAVRSGMREYTAEATTIIVAQRVSSIVDADQILVMDAGRVVARGRHEELLESSETYREIVESQKTSEVA; the protein is encoded by the coding sequence ATGGAACTCGTTCGCATCCTTTTATCCCGCTCGAAGCCGTATACCGGCTACGTCATCGCGGTGCTGCTCCTCCAGGCGCTATCCACCGCGGCAACGCTTTACCTTCCTTCGCTCAACGCGCAGATCATCGACAAGGGTGTTGCCCAAGTAGACATCGACTGCATCTGGCGCACCGGCGGCATCATGCTCATCGTGGCCTTCGTACAGGTTCTCGCCGCCATCGCCGCCATCTGGTTCGGCTCCCGCACCGCCATGGGCCTCGGCCGCGACCTGCGCTCCGAAGTCTTCCGCCGCGTCACCCGCTACTCCGCCGAAGACATGAGCAACTTCGGCACCGCCACCCTCATCACCCGCGGCACCAACGACGTCCAGCAGGTCCAGATGGTCTACATGATGATGCTCAACTTCATGGTTGCCGCACCGATTATGTCCATCGGCGGCATCATCATGGCCATCCGCGAAGACGCCGGAATGTCCTGGCTCGTCGCGGTTTCCGTCATCGTGCTGCTGGCCGCCATCTCCGCCATCATCGTCCGCCTCATGCCGCTCTTCCGCGCCTGGCAGGGCAAGCTCGACGTCATGAACGGCACCCTGCGCGAGCAAATCGCCGGCATCCGCGTCGTCCGCGCCTTCACCCGCGAGGAACACGAGTCCGAACGCTTCCGCACCGCCAACCGCGACCTGACCAACCTCTCCCTCAAGGTAGGCCAGCTGTTCATCCTCATGTTCCCCATCATCACCGTCATCCTCAATGTGGCCACGGGCGCGGTTCTGTGGTTCGGCGGTCACCGTGTGGATGAGGGCCTCGTGGAAGTCGGCTCCCTGACCGCCTTCCTGCAGTACCTGCTGCAGATCCTCGCGGCCGTCATGATGGGCACCTTCATGGCGATGATGCTGCCCCGCGCCATCATTTGCGCGCGCCGCATCACTGACGTCCTCGAGCACGATCCCTCCATCGTCGAGCCCGCTAACCCGCTCACCCCGGAGCGCTCCGAGGGCGTGGTCGAGTTCGACAACGTCTCCTTCCAATACGCCGGTGCGGAAGCGCCCGTGCTTCACGACGTCTCCTTCACCGCCACCCCCGGCACCACCACCGCGCTTATCGGCGCGACCGGTTCCGGTAAAACCACCGCGCTCTCCCTCATCCCGCGCCTTTACCTTCCGACGAAGGGACGCGTGCTTCTCGACGGCACCGATATCGCCGATATGGCACGAGGGGACGTCGTCAAGCGTGTGGGCCTCGTGCCCCAGAAGCCCTACCTGTTCAGCGGCACCGTGGCCTCCAACCTGCGCCTGGGCGCACCGGAGGCTACCGACGAGAAGCTGTGGAACGCGCTGCGCGTGGCCCAAGCGGACTTTGTTGAGGACCTCGACATGCACATCTCCCAGGGCGGCACCAACGTCTCCGGTGGGCAGCGCCAGCGCTTGTCCATCGCGCGCATGCTTGTGGCGCGGCCTCTGGTGTACCTCTTTGATGATTCCTTCTCCGCGCTGGACGTGCTCACGGATGCTGCGGTGCGCTCCGGAATGCGCGAGTACACCGCCGAAGCCACAACCATCATCGTGGCCCAACGCGTGAGCTCGATTGTGGATGCAGATCAGATTCTGGTCATGGACGCCGGGCGCGTCGTCGCCCGCGGCAGGCACGAGGAACTGCTCGAGTCCTCCGAGACGTACCGCGAAATTGTGGAATCCCAGAAGACCTCGGAGGTGGCATAA
- a CDS encoding HNH endonuclease signature motif containing protein, whose amino-acid sequence MNLVEAHLRSQAAGIELVAGIAGLSFEQLRAWGPESVARSLLALFDVYFAPTSFTRKQARAVSAARANGHDLPTLLLIERFAGRLKKQREAWDLRIELCGIAGDEKAVARYARKRIRELNPPPAPKPGVTIRRGKELSKLTLTAPAALIEDLRPNIDEEDPVGSFTAAFREGRLARPVAQTLAVMELPEYATILGRLGDPSTPRPDSAAPAADGTPPTQPATTSTLRPDSTGAMPPTKSAAASSASDEPASDETFGHDISDPAAPDLGDIVIQLSNGAKITGQELIERELAEEGLVMLVDRVKGPVELHRTQRVASEKQRIMASGEQPTCAWDRCLCGADYSQIHHITEWRKGGETNPENLTPLCKYHNAINGLPGRGRIVREDGKIKWVPAGPRDPREPAHPHRAPRAQRIRENRQETVSTVASPSTSRRAQTAKPAESRTSTRSEPGSPAPPD is encoded by the coding sequence ATGAACCTAGTGGAAGCGCATCTTCGCAGCCAGGCGGCGGGCATTGAGCTCGTCGCCGGCATTGCGGGGCTGAGCTTCGAGCAGCTGCGGGCGTGGGGTCCGGAGTCTGTGGCGCGTTCCTTGCTGGCGCTTTTCGACGTCTACTTTGCCCCCACCTCCTTCACCCGCAAACAGGCGCGTGCCGTTTCGGCCGCCCGCGCCAATGGGCACGACCTGCCCACGCTGCTGCTCATTGAACGCTTCGCAGGAAGGTTGAAGAAGCAGCGTGAGGCGTGGGATCTGCGCATTGAGTTGTGCGGCATCGCGGGGGATGAAAAGGCCGTGGCCCGCTATGCGCGCAAGCGCATTCGTGAGCTCAACCCGCCGCCCGCGCCGAAGCCGGGCGTGACAATTCGCCGTGGCAAGGAGCTGTCGAAGCTCACGCTCACAGCCCCGGCCGCGCTCATCGAGGACCTGCGCCCCAATATCGATGAGGAGGATCCGGTGGGTTCCTTTACCGCCGCGTTTCGTGAGGGCCGCCTCGCCCGCCCCGTGGCCCAGACCCTCGCCGTCATGGAGCTTCCCGAGTACGCCACAATCTTGGGCCGCTTGGGCGACCCGTCCACCCCGCGCCCCGACTCCGCCGCGCCCGCTGCTGACGGCACGCCTCCTACCCAGCCCGCCACCACATCTACCCTGCGCCCCGACTCCACGGGTGCCATGCCTCCCACCAAGTCCGCCGCCGCGTCTAGTGCTTCTGACGAGCCTGCCAGCGATGAGACATTCGGGCACGACATCAGCGACCCCGCGGCGCCGGACCTCGGGGATATCGTGATTCAGCTCTCCAACGGCGCGAAAATCACCGGCCAAGAGCTCATCGAGCGGGAGCTCGCCGAAGAAGGCCTCGTCATGCTTGTCGACCGCGTCAAAGGCCCCGTGGAACTCCACCGCACCCAGCGCGTTGCCTCGGAAAAGCAGCGCATCATGGCCAGCGGTGAGCAACCTACCTGTGCCTGGGACCGGTGCCTGTGCGGCGCCGATTACTCTCAGATACACCACATCACAGAATGGCGAAAAGGCGGCGAAACGAACCCCGAAAACCTCACCCCGCTGTGCAAGTACCACAACGCCATCAATGGCTTGCCGGGTCGGGGCCGCATCGTGCGCGAAGACGGCAAAATTAAATGGGTGCCGGCTGGGCCCCGCGATCCGCGGGAACCGGCGCATCCGCACCGCGCGCCGCGCGCCCAGCGCATCCGCGAAAACCGTCAAGAAACAGTAAGCACCGTTGCGAGCCCTAGCACAAGCCGTCGCGCCCAGACCGCAAAGCCGGCCGAATCACGGACATCCACACGTTCCGAGCCGGGAAGCCCCGCCCCGCCGGACTGA
- a CDS encoding pyridoxal phosphate-dependent aminotransferase translates to MTHNRIFDQSTKLQGVAYDIRGEVSTEAERMELDGHSILKLNTGNPAVFGFDAPDVIMRDMIAALPTSQGYSTSKGIIPARRAIVTRYELEDFPSFDVNDVYLGNGVSELISMVTQALLDDGDEVLIPAPDYPLWTAATSLAGGTPVHYLCDEEDDWNPSIEDIRAKVTEKTKAIVVINPNNPTGAVYSRETLQKIVDVAREYNLLILADEIYDRILYDGAKHISIASLAPDLLTITFNGLSKAYRVAGYRAGWMVLTGPKSHARGFIEGLDLLAGTRLCPNVPAQHAIQVALGGRQSIYELTGEGGRLLKQRNIAYEKLNEIPGVSVVKPMGALYCFPRLDPEVYEIHDDSKLMLDILRAEKILMVQGTGFNWPTPDHFRVVTLPWASQLENAIERLGNFLVSYRQ, encoded by the coding sequence ATGACACACAACCGGATTTTTGATCAATCCACCAAACTACAGGGCGTTGCCTACGATATTCGCGGCGAGGTTTCCACGGAAGCCGAGCGCATGGAGCTCGACGGGCACAGCATTCTGAAGCTCAACACCGGCAACCCGGCGGTGTTTGGTTTCGATGCGCCGGATGTCATCATGCGCGACATGATTGCGGCGCTGCCGACCTCCCAGGGCTACTCCACGTCGAAGGGAATTATCCCAGCGCGTCGCGCGATTGTGACCCGCTATGAGCTGGAGGATTTCCCCAGCTTCGACGTCAATGACGTGTACCTGGGCAACGGCGTCTCCGAACTGATTTCTATGGTCACGCAGGCGCTGCTTGACGACGGCGATGAGGTTCTCATCCCCGCCCCTGACTACCCCCTGTGGACGGCGGCGACGTCGCTGGCGGGTGGCACGCCCGTGCACTATTTGTGCGATGAGGAGGATGATTGGAATCCGTCCATTGAAGATATTCGCGCAAAAGTAACGGAGAAGACCAAGGCAATTGTGGTCATTAATCCGAATAACCCGACGGGTGCGGTGTACTCGCGTGAGACGCTGCAGAAAATCGTCGATGTGGCGCGCGAATATAACCTGCTGATTCTGGCGGATGAGATTTATGACCGCATTCTTTATGACGGTGCGAAGCACATTTCGATTGCCTCGCTGGCCCCGGATCTGCTGACGATCACGTTTAATGGCCTGTCGAAGGCCTACCGCGTGGCCGGCTACCGCGCCGGCTGGATGGTGTTGACGGGCCCGAAGTCCCATGCACGTGGCTTCATCGAGGGCTTGGACTTGCTGGCGGGTACGCGCCTGTGCCCGAATGTGCCGGCGCAGCACGCGATTCAGGTCGCGCTGGGCGGAAGACAGTCCATTTATGAACTCACCGGTGAGGGCGGGCGCTTGCTCAAACAGCGCAACATTGCCTACGAGAAGCTCAACGAGATTCCCGGCGTGTCCGTGGTGAAACCGATGGGCGCGCTGTACTGCTTCCCGCGCTTGGACCCAGAGGTCTATGAGATTCACGATGACTCGAAGCTCATGCTCGACATCCTGCGCGCCGAGAAAATCCTCATGGTGCAAGGCACCGGCTTTAACTGGCCCACGCCGGATCATTTCCGCGTGGTCACGCTGCCGTGGGCCTCGCAGCTGGAGAACGCGATTGAGCGACTCGGCAACTTCCTGGTGAGCTACCGCCAGTAG
- a CDS encoding DUF1707 SHOCT-like domain-containing protein, which yields MTNPFSMRLSDAERTDAVNDLAQALGEGRLTMDEFEERTDAVMQATTRRELAEVFMDIPTKASSELKIYSQGEVARAYQSTRKPRLATAMVGSLGLLFGAIASFGALSGVTAALTGTGLLFLIPALWIMLYVAKVGPESWHQPSPRQIERQRMRELKAAGAEERAQMRALEQAQWAERRRQASEITGDAMNLAKRKLEQWNQK from the coding sequence GTGACTAATCCTTTCAGCATGCGGCTTTCCGACGCCGAACGGACCGACGCCGTCAACGACCTCGCCCAAGCACTGGGTGAAGGCCGCCTCACCATGGATGAGTTCGAAGAGCGCACCGATGCGGTGATGCAGGCAACGACCCGCCGCGAGCTGGCAGAAGTTTTCATGGATATCCCCACCAAGGCCAGCAGCGAACTCAAGATCTACTCCCAAGGTGAGGTGGCCCGCGCCTACCAATCGACACGGAAGCCTCGCTTGGCCACGGCCATGGTGGGCTCCCTTGGCCTCCTTTTTGGCGCCATCGCCTCCTTCGGCGCCCTGTCCGGCGTCACCGCCGCACTGACTGGAACGGGCCTACTTTTCCTTATCCCCGCGTTGTGGATCATGCTCTACGTGGCCAAGGTGGGCCCGGAGTCCTGGCATCAGCCCTCCCCTCGCCAGATCGAGCGCCAGCGCATGCGCGAGCTCAAGGCCGCGGGCGCGGAGGAACGCGCGCAGATGCGGGCGTTGGAGCAGGCGCAGTGGGCGGAGAGGCGTCGCCAAGCAAGTGAAATCACCGGCGATGCGATGAATCTGGCCAAACGCAAGCTGGAGCAGTGGAACCAGAAGTAA
- a CDS encoding cation:proton antiporter: MQTDVTYVLASGETNYTNSLVSFAWIMAVALLAPLVSHALGKKMPAVALLIFFGMLIGPSMLGLAHEDPGIGMLKELGVGALFLLAGFEIDLASLKSKEAATGLSTWLICMVVCGVGAYFLMDDIPGAIVMAIALTSTALGTITPMLKQDKLLGTRVGDSVVIHGAIGEVAPITAMALLLGTRSTWTTMLILLAFIAIAVAVAIMPFAITTLMPWFKDAFISGAGSTNQTIMRLIILILAILMAVTAVFELDIVLGAFAAGIILNRIVPDEFHKGLENRLDVVFYSMLIPVFFVVSGMAIDWKVIVNEPLKVLGIPLLILVTRGLPVFLRENIHQTGSDVETTRERIQVALYAATGLPIIVAVMTLAVDSGIVDSEIASIFIAGGALTVAIFPFLSGLVREKAEE, translated from the coding sequence ATGCAAACTGACGTAACCTACGTCCTCGCCTCGGGCGAGACCAACTACACCAACTCGCTGGTGTCCTTCGCATGGATTATGGCGGTGGCGCTGTTGGCACCGTTGGTATCCCATGCCCTAGGCAAGAAGATGCCGGCCGTGGCGCTGCTCATTTTCTTCGGCATGCTCATCGGCCCATCGATGTTGGGCCTGGCCCATGAAGACCCCGGCATCGGAATGCTCAAGGAGCTTGGCGTTGGCGCGCTGTTCCTGCTTGCGGGTTTTGAAATTGACCTCGCCAGCCTGAAGTCGAAGGAAGCCGCGACGGGGCTGTCCACGTGGCTCATCTGCATGGTGGTGTGTGGCGTCGGCGCGTACTTCCTCATGGATGACATCCCGGGTGCCATCGTCATGGCAATTGCTTTGACGTCGACGGCACTGGGCACCATCACGCCGATGCTCAAGCAGGACAAGCTGCTTGGCACGCGGGTGGGCGATTCCGTGGTCATCCACGGCGCCATCGGTGAGGTTGCGCCGATTACCGCGATGGCGCTCCTTTTGGGAACGCGCTCCACGTGGACCACGATGTTGATTCTTCTAGCCTTCATCGCAATCGCGGTCGCCGTGGCCATCATGCCCTTTGCCATTACGACGCTCATGCCGTGGTTCAAGGACGCATTCATCTCCGGGGCGGGCTCCACTAACCAAACCATCATGCGCCTCATCATTTTGATTCTGGCCATCCTCATGGCGGTCACGGCGGTCTTTGAGCTCGATATCGTGCTGGGTGCCTTCGCGGCGGGTATCATCCTGAACCGCATCGTGCCCGATGAGTTCCATAAGGGCTTGGAGAACCGCCTCGACGTGGTGTTTTATTCCATGCTCATCCCCGTCTTCTTCGTGGTCTCCGGCATGGCGATTGACTGGAAAGTCATCGTGAACGAACCCCTCAAGGTCCTCGGCATTCCGCTGCTCATCTTGGTCACCCGCGGCCTGCCGGTGTTCCTGCGAGAGAACATCCACCAAACCGGCTCCGACGTCGAAACCACCCGCGAGCGCATCCAGGTGGCTCTTTACGCGGCGACCGGCCTGCCCATCATCGTGGCGGTGATGACGCTGGCCGTGGATTCCGGCATCGTCGATTCTGAGATCGCCTCGATCTTCATCGCCGGCGGCGCGCTCACCGTTGCAATCTTCCCGTTCCTCTCCGGCCTCGTGCGCGAAAAGGCAGAGGAATAA
- a CDS encoding (Fe-S)-binding protein produces MFGWVAIAASVPVWLYFFYRLTALFRFIRSGGPTQLNRTDRPLARLGRVLIEVFGHTHFKGRPLVNAAHWLVMVGFLFGAIVWFEAYIQTFAPDKGWPWLSDWPVYHFIEEVLAIGTVLGICFLIGVRLKLGHTERGSRFYNSQVFPARLVEAIVLLEGLGMLAVKASAIATYGGGSPWADFLTMRVAGVMQASPSMVQFFALVKLLTGLVFIACIARYFQWGVMWHRFMAFFNIFFQRNADGEKALGAVPTPDLEDLEPGSWKMLLDASSCTECGRCQDLCPAWNTEKPLSPKKLMMDLRQGALDNYNPHEGLNVLAMAGTIDDDVLWACTNCGACVDQCPVDIEHIDHVADLRRFKVLAESDFPSELTGLFKNMETKGNPWGRNASERRAWIDEARADGIEVPIIGEDAEDFSDLEYLFWVGCAGTYDDKGRATTRAVVDMLHTAGVKFGVLATGETCTGDPARRAGNEFLFQVMAEQNVATLNDAFAGVPKGQRKIITTCPHCFNTIRNEYPDFDGHFDVLHHTQLLNRLVREKLLVPVPRSPEDRKPVTYHDPCFLGRHNKVFDPPRELVEATGASLAEMDHNRDEAFCCGAGGARMFIEEKLGKRINEFRSEQAVATGAEQIATGCPFCNVMLTGGVKSIAPETQVSDVALMLRSAIAPSGDLPAPREKAFLDTPRRLPVEDSDVPSPEATAAQSAPTSSPQAPTAAPSAPSAASAPQAPAAPTPPAAPSAPAAPTAPQAPSAPTVPTAPAVPSTPSAPAAPSTPQVPAAPTAPAAPTAPSAPQAPAAPSAPAAPSTPKPLTAPSAPAAPKAPAAPSAPAAPKAPAAPSAPAAPKAPAAPSAPQAPSVPDAPAAPSAPAAPKAPGASASKGD; encoded by the coding sequence ATGTTCGGCTGGGTTGCCATCGCCGCATCGGTCCCGGTGTGGCTGTATTTTTTCTACCGCCTCACGGCGCTGTTTCGGTTCATCCGCTCCGGCGGCCCCACGCAGCTAAACCGTACCGACCGCCCCCTGGCGCGCCTCGGGCGCGTGCTTATCGAAGTCTTCGGCCACACCCACTTCAAGGGCCGGCCACTAGTCAACGCCGCACACTGGCTCGTCATGGTGGGCTTCCTCTTCGGCGCCATCGTGTGGTTCGAGGCCTATATCCAAACCTTCGCGCCCGATAAAGGCTGGCCGTGGCTCAGCGACTGGCCGGTCTACCACTTCATCGAAGAGGTCCTCGCGATCGGCACCGTGCTGGGCATCTGCTTCCTCATTGGCGTGCGCCTGAAACTCGGCCACACCGAGCGCGGCAGCCGCTTCTACAATTCGCAGGTCTTCCCCGCACGCCTGGTGGAGGCCATCGTTCTCCTCGAGGGCCTAGGCATGCTCGCCGTCAAGGCCTCCGCCATCGCCACGTATGGCGGCGGCTCCCCGTGGGCTGATTTCTTGACCATGCGTGTGGCGGGGGTTATGCAGGCGTCGCCAAGCATGGTGCAGTTCTTTGCCCTGGTGAAGCTGCTGACGGGCCTGGTGTTCATCGCGTGCATCGCGCGCTATTTCCAGTGGGGCGTGATGTGGCACCGTTTCATGGCCTTCTTCAATATCTTCTTCCAGCGCAACGCGGACGGTGAGAAGGCGCTGGGGGCTGTACCCACGCCGGACCTGGAGGACCTCGAGCCGGGGAGCTGGAAGATGCTTCTCGACGCCTCCTCCTGCACCGAATGCGGCCGCTGCCAGGACCTGTGCCCCGCGTGGAACACCGAGAAGCCGCTGAGCCCGAAGAAGCTCATGATGGACCTGCGCCAAGGCGCGCTGGATAATTACAACCCGCACGAGGGGCTCAACGTACTGGCGATGGCGGGCACGATTGATGATGACGTCCTGTGGGCCTGCACCAACTGCGGTGCGTGCGTGGACCAGTGCCCGGTGGACATCGAGCACATCGACCACGTGGCGGACCTGCGCCGGTTTAAGGTGCTGGCGGAGTCCGACTTCCCGTCGGAGCTGACCGGGCTGTTTAAGAACATGGAGACAAAGGGCAACCCGTGGGGTCGCAACGCCTCGGAGCGCCGCGCGTGGATCGATGAGGCGCGTGCCGATGGCATCGAGGTGCCGATTATTGGTGAGGACGCGGAAGACTTTTCGGACCTGGAGTATCTGTTCTGGGTCGGTTGCGCGGGTACTTACGACGACAAGGGCCGCGCCACGACGCGCGCCGTGGTGGACATGCTGCACACGGCGGGCGTGAAGTTCGGTGTGTTGGCTACGGGCGAAACCTGTACCGGTGACCCGGCGCGCCGTGCCGGAAATGAGTTCCTGTTCCAGGTGATGGCGGAGCAGAACGTCGCCACGCTTAACGACGCCTTCGCCGGCGTCCCCAAAGGCCAGCGCAAAATCATCACGACGTGTCCGCACTGCTTCAACACGATTCGCAACGAGTACCCGGATTTCGACGGCCACTTCGACGTGCTGCACCACACGCAGCTGCTTAACCGTTTGGTGCGGGAGAAGCTGCTGGTCCCGGTGCCGCGCTCCCCGGAGGACCGCAAGCCGGTGACCTACCACGACCCGTGCTTCCTGGGCCGCCACAACAAGGTCTTCGACCCGCCGCGTGAGCTCGTGGAGGCGACCGGTGCGTCGCTGGCGGAGATGGACCACAACCGCGACGAGGCCTTCTGCTGCGGCGCCGGTGGCGCGCGCATGTTCATAGAAGAAAAGCTGGGCAAGCGCATCAACGAGTTCCGCTCGGAGCAGGCCGTGGCAACGGGCGCGGAACAGATCGCGACGGGCTGCCCGTTCTGCAACGTCATGCTCACGGGCGGCGTGAAGTCCATCGCGCCGGAAACTCAGGTCAGCGATGTGGCGCTCATGCTGCGCAGCGCCATCGCCCCCTCCGGCGACCTCCCCGCCCCGCGCGAGAAGGCCTTCCTCGACACGCCTCGCCGCCTGCCCGTGGAAGATTCCGACGTGCCTTCCCCGGAAGCGACCGCTGCGCAATCTGCCCCGACAAGCTCCCCACAGGCCCCCACCGCTGCGCCGTCCGCACCAAGCGCTGCCTCTGCGCCGCAGGCACCTGCAGCGCCGACGCCTCCGGCTGCCCCCAGCGCTCCTGCAGCACCCACTGCGCCCCAAGCTCCGTCCGCGCCAACCGTGCCTACTGCTCCAGCAGTTCCTTCCACCCCTAGTGCACCGGCGGCCCCCAGCACACCTCAGGTACCCGCAGCCCCCACCGCTCCCGCAGCTCCGACTGCGCCAAGCGCGCCGCAAGCACCCGCAGCGCCTAGTGCCCCGGCTGCTCCTTCGACACCGAAACCTCTAACTGCACCCAGCGCACCCGCGGCACCAAAGGCTCCAGCCGCACCCAGCGCACCCGCGGCACCAAAGGCTCCAGCCGCACCCAGCGCACCCGCGGCACCAAAGGCTCCAGCCGCACCCAGCGCACCTCAGGCACCATCTGTGCCAGACGCGCCAGCGGCACCCAGTGCCCCGGCGGCGCCGAAGGCTCCGGGGGCGTCGGCAAGCAAGGGCGACTAG
- a CDS encoding ABC transporter ATP-binding protein: MTEQDNATLSEDTTAEIEEKTGENAPRKAKNFWPSAKRLFGLLAPFKAQLWAIAAMNIICVFLAVAAPKVMGMATDVIFSGVISRQLPAGMTKEQAIAALRAGGQDKFADMASAMDLNPGFGIDFSKLGTIIGIVIAMYVVSSLFQWWQGFLLNSLVMKVVFDLRESIEAKLNRLPLNYFDTQSRGDLLSRTTNDADNIQSALQQAISQLFYNLLMVIGITVMMFTVSWQLALVALLALPLTAVVIAVIGSRAQKQFKAQWKATGDLNGQVEEAFSGHDLATVFGRIESMTEDFDKRNEELFRSASLAQFLAGMMMPIMQFISYLSYVVIAVLGALKVASGNLTLGGAQAFIQYSREFNQPLGQLGGMMQQVQSGVASAERVFEFLDAEEEPAEEPTSRLGGRAKGLVEFTDVDFSYDPDKPLIQDLSLRVEPGQTAAIVGPTGAGKTTLVNLIMRFYDIDSGTIRLDGVDTAEISRHELRSQVGMVLQDAVVFEGTIMDNIRYGRLDATDEEVIAAAKATYVDRFVHSLPDGYDTKIDQDGGAISAGERQLITIARAFLAQPALLILDEATSSVDTRTEVLVQQAMNALRADRTSFIIAHRLSTIRDADLIIVMEEGRIVEQGTHAELLDAHGAYWGLHQSQFRED; the protein is encoded by the coding sequence ATGACTGAGCAGGACAACGCTACGTTGAGTGAAGACACCACTGCCGAGATCGAGGAGAAGACCGGCGAGAACGCCCCGCGCAAAGCCAAGAACTTCTGGCCCTCCGCCAAGCGCCTCTTTGGTCTCCTCGCGCCGTTCAAGGCGCAGCTCTGGGCAATTGCGGCGATGAATATCATCTGCGTGTTCCTCGCCGTGGCCGCGCCGAAGGTCATGGGTATGGCCACCGACGTTATTTTCTCCGGCGTCATCTCCCGCCAGCTGCCCGCCGGCATGACCAAGGAACAGGCCATCGCGGCTCTGCGCGCGGGCGGGCAGGATAAGTTCGCCGATATGGCCTCAGCCATGGACTTGAACCCCGGCTTCGGCATTGATTTTTCCAAGCTGGGCACGATTATTGGCATCGTGATTGCGATGTACGTGGTGTCCTCACTCTTCCAGTGGTGGCAGGGATTCTTGCTCAACTCGCTGGTGATGAAGGTAGTCTTCGACCTACGCGAGAGCATCGAGGCCAAGCTCAACCGTTTGCCACTCAATTACTTCGATACGCAGTCGCGCGGCGATCTCCTTTCGCGCACCACCAACGACGCCGACAACATCCAGTCCGCCCTGCAGCAGGCCATTTCGCAGCTGTTTTATAACCTGCTCATGGTCATCGGCATCACGGTCATGATGTTCACCGTGTCCTGGCAGCTGGCCCTCGTCGCGCTGTTGGCGCTGCCGTTGACCGCGGTGGTCATCGCGGTGATTGGCTCGCGCGCGCAGAAGCAGTTCAAGGCGCAGTGGAAGGCCACCGGTGACCTCAACGGGCAGGTCGAGGAAGCCTTCTCCGGCCACGACCTGGCGACCGTCTTTGGGCGCATCGAGTCCATGACGGAGGATTTTGATAAGCGCAACGAGGAGCTGTTCCGCTCCGCCTCGCTGGCGCAGTTCCTGGCCGGAATGATGATGCCAATCATGCAGTTCATCTCCTACCTGTCCTACGTGGTCATCGCGGTACTCGGTGCGCTCAAGGTGGCGTCCGGCAACCTCACGCTGGGCGGCGCGCAGGCCTTCATCCAGTACTCGCGCGAATTCAACCAGCCGCTGGGCCAGCTCGGCGGAATGATGCAGCAGGTGCAGTCGGGCGTGGCCTCAGCCGAGCGCGTTTTCGAATTCCTCGACGCCGAAGAAGAGCCGGCCGAAGAGCCCACCTCCCGTTTGGGTGGGCGCGCGAAAGGGCTCGTGGAATTCACGGACGTCGACTTCTCTTATGACCCCGACAAGCCGCTCATCCAGGACCTCAGCCTACGCGTGGAGCCGGGCCAGACCGCAGCCATCGTCGGCCCCACGGGCGCTGGCAAGACTACGCTGGTCAACCTCATCATGCGCTTCTACGACATCGATTCCGGCACCATCCGCCTCGACGGCGTCGATACCGCGGAGATCTCGCGCCACGAGCTGCGCTCCCAGGTGGGCATGGTGTTGCAGGATGCCGTGGTCTTTGAGGGCACCATCATGGACAACATCCGCTACGGCCGCCTCGACGCCACCGACGAGGAAGTCATCGCCGCCGCGAAGGCCACCTACGTGGACCGCTTCGTCCACTCCCTCCCCGATGGCTATGACACCAAGATTGACCAGGATGGCGGCGCGATTTCTGCCGGCGAGCGCCAGCTCATCACCATCGCGCGCGCTTTCCTGGCGCAACCGGCGCTGCTCATCCTCGACGAGGCCACCTCGTCCGTGGATACCCGCACCGAGGTGCTCGTTCAGCAGGCCATGAATGCGCTGCGCGCGGACCGCACGTCCTTCATCATCGCGCACCGGCTGTCCACGATTCGCGACGCCGACCTCATCATCGTCATGGAAGAAGGCCGCATCGTCGAACAAGGCACTCACGCTGAGCTTCTCGACGCCCACGGCGCCTACTGGGGCCTCCACCAGTCCCAGTTCCGCGAAGACTAA